TGTCCTTTTTTATTAGATGCAAGGAAACTGGGGCCCCCGTGGTGAACAGCAGAATCATGGCCCATCTAGACACCAGATGGAAAGTCAGAAAAAACCTGGAGATAACAGCAATGGacagcatgcagatgagcaggagAGCCCAAGTAAGATGGGATTCATTGCCTCCTGAGCCCTGTATTGGAAGGAAATGAAATCCTCCTATATTAGATGATTATAATATTTTGCTTCTCTGTAGATGCTGGGATAACCATAGATCTACAGAACTTCAGGAAACCCGGAGAGAAGACTTACACTCAACGTAGCCGTCTCTTTGTGGGAAATTTACCAACTGGTGTTACAGAGGCGGAGGTGGAGAAGTTGTTTTCCAAGTATGGCAAGGCAGCTGAGATTTTCATCAACAAGGACAGGGGGTTTGGATTCATTAGACTGGTAAGTTGCTAGTGTAGTGGATGACCAAGTGTATCTCTACTGCCTTACTGAGATCTGTAAATGCTGTCGCCCCGGATTCAGAATTGCCTTGGCATTTCCAGGTCAGTGGTATTGAGTGCCTCGAGTGAGTTGTTACGTTGAGAAGGGTTGTGAGTTCGCACCCCGGTCAGGTGGAATTTCCACTCTGTTGCAGCAGCATATTCAAGTGATAGAAGTTATATTCCTCAATCCTAAATTATATGGAAaacagactggctggctgacctcACACATGATTTGCGCAACGAGGTGGCTGGAAGGTGTACATTATGAATCTGAacggtcagatagctagcaacaatctTGGCTTCGTTTCAGCACATATCTTATTGATACCATGGCATGTTTTGACTGTCATGTGcatgctaatatggctaaaattcgCTAGCTAACTAACAACTCTAATGATGTATGTGAGACAAgcgctcattgtgcaaatgtttttgttttcaaTGAACATTTGGAGACaaaatagtttacatgttgtctaAAGCCGtctgcatgcttcccagccgaaacagtttggaagagtttgtgcattttatatgacaaCATTTTGACATTTTGTGCTTCGGTGAGGGTTTTTTCAGCTGTTCGGGCGcgcacacttttttttttttctggagGCAAGCCGAAGTCTACACCCCTTTGTTGGCAATTGGTCAGTGGTAGGGATGCTTCAATAGTCTTTGTCATTCAACCAGAGACAActcattttcatgcacattttttcattgagaaatactgcaaaCATATTAGATGTGAAATTGCGTGACTAAAATCTCATCTTagatgcagcggtctaaggcactgcatctgtgctagaagtgtcactacagaccctggttcgatcccgggctgtacaattggcccagcgtcgtctgggttaggggagggtttgtccggggtaggccgtcattgtaaataagaattagttcttaactgacttgcctagttaaatgaaattTCTgacttttgaggaagtgtatgctGGCTATgtcatctcaaaatggacaaacggtGCTATTGTCGCTTTTTTTCCCTAGTTTTTCAAGCCAAGGTTTTTTAAGGCAATATGCAAGAACTCTCGTTTGGCTAGCTGAGTTCGGTTGGGCGCCAGCCAAACTAATGCATGCTGATGCcttaagccaaccctgtctgttttgccctaagtgttggttttgttgctaaatAGCCAACCTTTCTATTTATGTGACCAATTTGGAAATGTTCTAATTTTATAATTTTCTACCAACAGGAGACCAAAACAGTGGCTGAGATTGCTAAAGCCGAACTTGATGAAACCTCATTCAGAGGCAGACAGTTGCGCGTGCGGTTTGCGACACATGGTGCTGCTCTAGCTGTGAGGAATTTGCCACAGTTCATTTCCAATGAGCTCCTGGAAGAGGCTTTCTCCTTCTTTGGCCAGATTGAAAGGGCCATAGTTATAGTGGATGATAGAGGGAGACCCACAGGAAAGGGGATTGTGGAATACACAGCCAAGCCTGCAGCAAGGAAGGCTCTGGATAGGTGTGCAGATGGAGCCTTTCTATTGACTGCGTAAGTATTATGCtggaaatgtattaaaacatGTTGTTTCAAATGCATTTGTTGTGAGGTTTTCAAAATGGCAGAAGTCGTCATGCTGATTGTTTTCTGCTTTCAGATTCCCCAGGCCAGTAACAGTCGAACCAATGGAGCAGTTTGATGAGGATGAGGGACTGCCAGAGAGGATTGTAAACAAAAATCAAGTTTTTCACAAGTGAGTAATCATACGGAGTTGGCATACTTTCTCAGAATGCATTGGTCAGAACTGTGTGTACAACAATCTCACACTTTGCTGCTGAAAAGAGGTACAATCCATAACTTGAAAATGTTGCGTACTGAGCTGTTTCTCTTATGTAAAACCTCTCCGCCAGGGAGCGGGAGCATCCACCAAGGTTTGCTCAGCCAGGGACATTTGAGTATGAGTATGCAATGCGCTGGAAGGCCCTTTTGGAGATGGAGAAGCAGCAATATGAGCAGGTCGACAGGAACATAAAGGAGGCTCAGGAGAAGCTGGAGCAGGAGATGGAGGCAGCCAGACATGAGCACCAGGTTGTCCTGATGAGACAAGGTATGCATGTATGGTCTCGGGCCACTCTAAAGACGCATATCAATACAAAGTTTAGGATACTGATGAACACAATGTTGTGTCTTATTGGAAAAGTGTCCTACCACCAGATTTAGCCTAGAGGTCAATCGCATACCACACCGCTTGAATGTAGTCCTGTTGGCAATTGATTCATATGTTTTAGGTCTTTTGACTGGGTTACTAACAAATGGGGTGTTCATCTCGTTATAGACCTGCTGAGGCGTCAGGAGGAGCTGAGGAGAATGGAGGAGCTCCATAACCAGGAGATGCAGAAGAGGAAGCAGATGGAATTGCGTCAGGAAGAGGAGCATcgcaggagggaagaggagatgaggatgcacaccgaggagaggatgaggaggcagCAGGAGGGCTTCAAGGGGAACTTCCCTGGAAATGTGAGTCCTTGCTTCTTGACACTGCTTAAATGCACAGATTTATTCCTCAATACACAGAAATGAAAGTTGCCTAAAATGTTTCTAAGCATCTTAACAATTGTTTTGTTTGTGGTTACTGGTATTCAGCAATTGGAAAAAGGACAAGTATTTGcttaaataaaaaacaattttGGTTGGGTATTCTGGAAGATGTATATTGTTTAATGTATCTGATTTAAGAAATACCTTGAATGTGTTTTTATCTTCTTTTTTTGTGGGAGCAGGAGATGCGGATGCACATGCAAGGTAAGTTTTCCATTAGCGGTCAGATCTTCACTGAGCTATCAAGGGCACCATGTTATCTAGTATATATTGCATTGGTTTGCAGATGTGCTGTCTGTCTTGGTTTGGTGTAGGTCAAGGAATGAACAGAAACTCAATGGGTGGTGTTGAAGGAAAGCCCAGCGGGCCCAACCCTGGAGCTGCCAACATGCCTGCTGAGAACCCCCCTTTAATGGTAATATAAGAGACCACTTAGAATAACAAACAATATATTTACATACCAAGATTAACTAATTTATTGTGCCAAAGAGAACATAAACATGTTTTTGATCATTTCACCGCTGGTGTCCTAATAGTGTCATGTAAATATACTGCTGCAACAGACTCACTTTCATTTGTCATTGTCACTGATGTTATGCATTTTCTGTTTTTTTCCCAGCAGGGGGCAGGAAACGACACCATGCCCGTAGGAGGCCAACCTGGCTTCGCAAGAGGCCCTGGCCAAGGCCCTGCTGACTTTTCCAACAAGCGTCGCAGATTCTAAAATGGTCAAttcaactttttttacttttcaaaCTGTACTATATTTTAAGTCATACATGGATTATTACATTTTATGTACTGTGAAAAATTgtatggggatttttttttttaagtgtcaaGTTGGCATTTTCGTATTTCAGATGAATACTGCTTctgtatagactttctttttattCCTCAaaaccagtggtgtagtggagggtaaacgcaAATGCATTGCAAATGTGTGGAGTGTTGCTTTTTTTCATCGTGACCGGCGATCAGTTTACCCAGCTATttttataccactacaccactcctcAAAACAATGTACTTTTATATAGCAATAGTACATTTGTCACGCTCATTCTCTCTCTAGGCCTTTCTGAACAGCTTTAAATAAAATCTTAATTCCATGTAGGTTTTTTTGGTACTTTTTCATGTTTTAATGTTCATGTTAACTGTTAGAATGTAATCCTTTCCTTCAAAAGGCTGGTTCAGCGACGGTATAGAAGACATGCATAAGAGGACAATGTAGTTACAAGTATGATTTGAAGACTTGGTCTTTAAAGCATTTCGATTTTTACTAAAGCACTGCTACACATCAGTGAAAATGATATAAAAATAGTATAAAGGTATTTGAGTGAAGCATACCATTGTTCCTATGGTCTAATGTACTGTAAAATAGGGTGTTACTCTTATTGCCACTTAACTCGTGTTTGTCTAACAGTTCAACTTTTTGCCAGTCTACAACTCACATTGACAAACTGCGCTTGACATTTATTTACAGATCAAAACAAAAGGGTAATTCCCTATTGATTTGACGTTCATCAGATCTGTCAGTAATATCTTTCTTTTATAGTTGCCGTTAAATGGAAAAAAGCAAGCTACGAGGTATTCCATGTTTCCAAGGGCAGCAGGAATATGATGTGGCAGGACATCAGGCTTGAACCCACAGCATACTGTTTAGTGCAGACCTTAATTTAGCCATGAGACAGTCTTTTGTTAGCTTGAAGTGTAGACTTAGCCTGCATGTTAACTACAAGCAACCATCCAAGATCTCAGAAAGTAGGGATGTATCCTAATTCAAGCTTGGACCACATTGGTCTATCTGTAGAGAAAAAGGGGAATGAATAGAACACTAATATTCTGTATATTTGAGAGAACTTTAGTTGTTTCTACCCATCGATGCAATACAAGGTGGTCAATTTTGAAATGAGGTAatgcatcagcagtttctcttgTCATTGCAGAACGTGAGAGTTTATTTAGAACTTGtcaaatgtccagatcaactagcccatgtcagctaatgttttttaGCCTGTTgattttgctgtaatgtttgagtcaTGCATTAGCAATCGGCCAACAAGAGGGGACAGAGCTTGTGGCCATAGACTGTGCCACATCTATTTCATGAGTGAAAAGGTTTGGCAAGCTCCGCAGTAAGCCACTTAAAGGACAACACTAGCTCACTGTCAAGTGTCACTTCAAAAGCACCAGTGGATAATACTAGGGTGTGTAACCTTTAActaggtaagaacaaattcttatttacaatgatggccaaacccggatgacgttgggccaattgtacgccgccctatgggactcccaatcacggccggatgtgaaacAGCCTGTATTCaaaccaggaactgtagtgacgccttttgcactgagatgcagtgccttagaccgctgcaccactcgggagccaatcTCTAAGATGCTGCTGAATGAAAATGTCAGCATGCAGGAAAATATCAGATGCATAATTGTAAACAATCACATTTAGCCCAAAACCAATAGTCTACTTTGCATAGTTGAAGATGGCGCAAAAAGCTACCGTGTTCTGTTGGCTCCATGACCATATTCCAGGAGTGTCCATTCCAAGTGCAGGGAATAGGTTTTGACCATTACCAATCAGTGATGGACATTTTGCAGTACAGTgacttgtgaaagtattcaccacccttggcatttttcttttcctattttgttgctttacaacctggaattaaaagggattttgggggggggttggatCATTTgagttacacaacatgcctaccactttgaagatgctaaatatttgtgAAACAAGAAATTAGACAAAAACAACTTGAGTGTGCGTAACTATTCACCCACTGGGATTTTGGCCCATTGTTCAAGGAAAAActgttccagctccttcaagttggatgggttctgctggtgtacagcaatttttaagtcataccacattctcaattggattgaggtctgggctttgactaggccattccaagacatttaaatgtttccccttaaaccactcaaaggtgttgctttatcagtatgtttagggtcattgtcctgctggaaggtgaacctttgtctcaaatctctggaagacaaacaggtttccctcaagaatttctctgtatttagcaccatccatcattccttcaattctgaccgatttcccagtccctgccgatggaacaacatccccacagcatgatactgccaccaccatgcttcactgtggggatggtgagaggtgttgggtttgtgccagacatagcattttccttgatggccaaaaagctctattttagtCTCTcgcatgccttttggcaaacaccaaatgtgtttgcttattttttttctctaagcaatggcttttttctggccactcttccataaagcccagctctgtggagtgtacgacttaaagtggtcctatggacagatcctccaatctccactgtggagctttgcagctccttctggGTTATCTTTACTctctgttgcctctctgattaatgccctccttgcctgagctgtgagttttggtgggcggccctctcttggcaggtttgtggtggtgccatattctttcaattttttaataatggatttaatggtgcttcgtgggatgtttaaagttttggatctttttttataacccaaccctgatctgcacttctccacaactttgtccctgacctgtttggagaactCTTTGGgcttcatggtgccccttgcttagtggtgttgcagactgagGCCTTCAAGAACAGGTGTATttttactgagatcatgtgacacttagattgcacacaggtgaactttatttaactaataatgtgacttctgaagataattggttgcactagatcttatttaggggcttcatagcaaagggggtgaatacatatgtgtGCACCATTTCTGTTTTGTATAAttgttttaaacaagttatttttcatttcacttcaccaatttggactattttctatgtccattacatgaaatccaaacaaAAAATCCAGGttgaaatgcaacaaaataggaaaactgccaagggggatgaaatcttttgcaaggcactgttgtAGTTTCCAATGTACCTAGAAGGAAAGAGGTATACCAAAACACAATGCAGATGAGACACAGATTAGCCAGCTAGATGAAGAATAATGTTAAAGTAATTTCTTCAGAGATACCCATTTATCAGTAAATTGTGTCATTGGATAGTTCTCCCCCGCTATTCTTATGCTAGAGTAAGACTGGCTAATAGGTTGAGACGGCTCTTTAAACATCTCGTTGTATCCGCAGGAAACACTGGGGAACTCATCTGTACACTATCCTGCAAGGTGAAGTGATGTTTTTATAAATTATGTTAACAATTCAAACTGGTGAAAATAAATTGCTATTAGCTACCAAAAACTCAAGTTCAGATCCAGAACCTCACTAGGATGCTCCACATTTGGCAGATTTGCCTGATCTGATCAGGCTGATGGCGTTTAAAGTCAGTGTCCACATTGTTGACAGATTGAGGAGCATCATGGTGATAAGAAAATATGTTGCTCAGGTACACATCTCGTAAAGTGACAACAGAAAAAAGTAAAGTAAGTATATAGGATAGTGTATTCTGCCATTGTTTCCCTCTTGCTATCTATCTAGCCAGCTACAGAGCTAACGGCAGTTCGGTAGCTAGGTCGAACCGGAATGAACTAAAACATATCAGGAATTATACTTGTAAACTCGACAGTTATGCTTCTCCAGCTCTGATTTTAGAATACACTGGGGTTTTAGCACCAGATCTCAAAGTTATAAACCATATTTGCTGTAATCATTATTTTGTACAATTATTTATTAGAGCAAGCCTACTTTCTCAGTCTTGCGCACACCAACTCTCCTGAACAAGCATGGCTGCATCTGCGTAAAATTGAAACCAGAGAAATTGTTGATATGCTCGAACACATGCGTGTGAGCCAATGTGCATCGAAAGAACATGCACACATAAAGTCAACCACCAATGAAATGGTGAGAAGGGCGGGCATTGCGTGATGACAAAAAAAAACGCTTTTGAATCAGatgacctaaaaaaaaaatctgtctggCCTTGTAGCTAGTACTAGCCGTTCTAATTATACTTCAGAGGTACTAGCTATTTGAGCTAGAAGTCTCTGGCAAAAGCGTGCCAACGACATTGTTGTAGAGATCTAGCTTGTAGCTAGCGGTTTCTCAATCGTGAACTCGAAATGTGGACGTGTAAAAACCTGTGGAAGAAGTTAGCCCCACTCGCCAGATCCTCTTCAACTTTGTGCCGGCAAAATGCAAGGGGAGTAGGTAAGTAACGTTAGCAGCTTGGTGAGCCCTGGATAGCCAGTGCAACTTGGAAACTGTGCAGTTGTTAGCCGGTTGGGTAGCCGGTTTCACTGTACACTACACCCCAAGTCAAACATGAACTACTTCAGTCTGATAACTTTGTTAGGGTAGCTAGTCAGTAACGTTAATGTGCAGCAAAATGCACTAACTACAGATtcggctagctaacgttaattaaGTGTCATATGTATGTAGGTAGGTAGCTAACTAGacagacagctaacgttagctaactagttaCTAACGTTAGATTAGTTAGCAGTAGTCAGGTGGGTAATGAAACACACGGGTATGTCTGCTAACTAGGATGAAATATTATCGCATTTAAACCGACGTGGCCCTGTCTTATCATAACTGTTGTGGCGCAACCTCCCCATGGCCATGTATTCCGCCAAGGTCGTTGCTAGAAAGCATGTCTACCGTGGCTACGTGGTGGGCACCGTCATCTCAATTTCATTGGACCATCGTGACATATTTTCTGCAGGAAAAAAGTTAAGTAAACCAGCTGAGCTAGATATGAACTTGAAACTTCAGTAATTTGTTATTCACATTTTGGGCGATATTCGAATGTTTGCAGAAATTATATAAtttggggagggggggctggGCTTGTAACACGGTCTCGGGTGCATATACACATAACGTTTATTTCAGACTGTTTATAATGTTAAACTGGATCATCCACCAGGTCTATATGTATTTTAGGAAGTATTGGTATGATTGAGCCATGAATCATTATCAGCCAGTCAGGTTATCTTTGCAGCTAAGGTCTTATTGAGATGGTGAGACAATGAACAGATTCAACTGATCTGTTAAACTACCTTTATGAAATCACCAGAATGATTGACTAGTGTCATCACTTGTCACATGCAGGCTATTTCTGTTTACATTATAACCATTAATCCACAGAAAAGTAATGTACTATTTGAGTTAGGCTAATGGAAAACACTACAGCAGGAGTCCTCAACTCTAGTCCAGGACAGCTACTATATGTTCAGGCTTTTGCTCCGGCCCAGCTTACTTAACACACACCTTGATTCATTTCAGTGTTGAACAATGACAGAAGACTGCCACTGGTTCCACAGGCCCACATGTCCTCAGGAACTCCAGGGAGTGGAGGGGACAACAACTTGTACTACCTTCTAGTGGGAGCAACCTGTGTAGGGGGAGGATTTTATGTAAGTAATAAGTGTCCTGCCCATTTATTTCAGTTATGCACACTAGTTTCAGTGCATTATACTTTTGTCTAATCACAATGTGAATGCAAAGGATTTTGATTGTAGTACTGTGAATCATGCTTTGTTGTGAAAGTGTACTGTCACGTGCACCTGCTTAGAGCTATAGGCtagctttaaaaaaaacaaacaaaaaaaaacaagtagGGCAAATATATTGGACACCATAGGTCGTTGACCTTTGTAGCTGATGACTGTTTTAGTTCAGTCAAAATGTCATCAAGGCTTCAAACTGTAAGGTGCTATTTCAAGTCTGGTTGGCATTTgatgtcttctgggttttggccAGAACTGTGTGGGTCACCCTATTAATGATTATGTATGGACTTTATTCAATGGAATTGAacagttgttgttgtcattgcCCTCTTGCCTCATTCACCCATGTAGTACATGTCTTTTGACAGAGGCCTTTAAATACTGTGTGTTGGACCTTCTGGTTTTAAACCTGGCAAATGTAGTTATTTAAGATTCAAgtgagttggggaggggggggtcaaaaaGGGGCCTAGGTAGTCGGGCCTGGCAGCACGGCTGAATTTTAGATAACATTTTAGAGGCCCCCATTTTGGCAACgtagagaaaaaaaatgtaatgataaaaaaaaagctagtttcctgcaattctatgcattttgctcTGGCTAATGCTGTTATTTTGCtcaaacataataacaaaatcAATACTGCTAAACGTGTGGTTTTTGGAATTTTCACTTCTCCCTGACTagctgtctagcttttattttggtgatttgtTAGTTCTCAATGATTATATTTAAAGAAAAAATACTGTGTTTTTCCATCCCGAAAGCAAATTTATTTTTACACTGTTTGGACATAGGCATCCTGAAAAAAAAAACGCTTAGGCGGCCTGCCCAAAGATTTCAATGGCAGAAAAATCCCTGAAAAGAGGATAAAGATGTAATGTTTTGTATCTTCACAGGCTTACCGCACCATCAAAGGAGACAAAGAGCGATATCAGGAACGAATTAATGAAATTGCTTCCAGACCAAATAAGGTAGTGCCAGAACAACCAATCACAGAGGCCCCAGGTGAGAAGGTTTGATTCATAACACACATTGGCAGTCTGAAGTCACGTCTGCATTTTTGGTCTTTACATTTCAACACAATTACCCTTGTGGTGTACATCTTGTCTTTCAGGCGAACAAGCTGCtgaaactccacaaggtgagaatTTTAGTTGCTTGCCGATAACAATCCTGTCCCCAACCCTTATGTCATACATTAACATGTAGTCTCTCTGTTTTATGTAACAATGTGCATGATGGTATAACATTAGTGGTCTGGTGAGAATTTAGCCCTTTATGATTATGTTGCATAGTTCAGATTAAAGCAAAATTGTTCTTCAATTTGACCCGGTGCGTTCTAGCTAGGCATTGAGTCTATTTTCGAGAAATTTTATAAACCAGTGTTCAAAACCTGGAATAAAGGATTATTTGATGACTTTTCTTAAGAGGAAAAACATGTAAGCCtagttatacagtgcattcggaaagtattcagaccccttcactttttccacattttgataccatacagccttattctaaaatggattaaatagtgtttcccccccccccccacaagctacacataataccccatgacaaagcaaaaacgggtttttagaaatgtttacaaatttatatatacactgctcacactatatacacactaaaataacacatcctagatctgaatgaatgaaataatcttattaaatacttttttctttacatagttgaatgtgctgacaacaaaatcacacacaaataatcaatggaaatccaaattatcaacccatggaggtctggatttggagtcacactcaaaatgaaagtggaaaaccacactacaggctgatccaactttgatgtaatgtccttaaaacaagtcaaaatgaggctcagtagtgtgtgtggcctccacgtgcctgtatgacctccctacaacgcctgggcatgctcctgatgaggtggcggatggtctcctgagggatctccttccagacctggtctaaagcatccgtcaactcctggacagtctgcggtgcaacgtggcgttggtggatggagcgagacatgatgtgctcaattggattcaggtctggggaacgggcgggccagtccatagcatcaatgccttcctcttgcaggaactgctgacacactccagccacatgaggtctagcattgtcttgcattaggaggaacccagggccaaccgcaccagcatatggtctcacaaggggtctgaggatctcatctcggtacctaatggcagtcaggctacctctggcgaggcacatggagggctgtgcggccccccaaagaaatgccaccccacaccatgactgacccaccgccaaaccggtcatgctggaggatgttgcaggcagcagaacgttctccacggcgtctccagactctgtcacgtctgtcacgtgctcagtgtgaacctgctttcatctgtgaagagcacagggcgccagtggcgaatttgccaatcttggtgttctctggcaaatgccaaa
The DNA window shown above is from Salmo salar chromosome ssa13, Ssal_v3.1, whole genome shotgun sequence and carries:
- the LOC106567767 gene encoding non-POU domain-containing octamer-binding protein isoform X2, which produces MQGNWGPRGEQQNHGPSRHQMESQKKPGDNSNGQHADEQESPNAGITIDLQNFRKPGEKTYTQRSRLFVGNLPTGVTEAEVEKLFSKYGKAAEIFINKDRGFGFIRLETKTVAEIAKAELDETSFRGRQLRVRFATHGAALAVRNLPQFISNELLEEAFSFFGQIERAIVIVDDRGRPTGKGIVEYTAKPAARKALDRCADGAFLLTAFPRPVTVEPMEQFDEDEGLPERIVNKNQVFHKEREHPPRFAQPGTFEYEYAMRWKALLEMEKQQYEQVDRNIKEAQEKLEQEMEAARHEHQVVLMRQDLLRRQEELRRMEELHNQEMQKRKQMELRQEEEHRRREEEMRMHTEERMRRQQEGFKGNFPGNEMRMHMQGQGMNRNSMGGVEGKPSGPNPGAANMPAENPPLMGAGNDTMPVGGQPGFARGPGQGPADFSNKRRRF
- the LOC106567767 gene encoding non-POU domain-containing octamer-binding protein isoform X1: MQGNWGPRGEQQNHGPSRHQMESQKKPGDNSNGQHADEQESPNAGITIDLQNFRKPGEKTYTQRSRLFVGNLPTGVTEAEVEKLFSKYGKAAEIFINKDRGFGFIRLETKTVAEIAKAELDETSFRGRQLRVRFATHGAALAVRNLPQFISNELLEEAFSFFGQIERAIVIVDDRGRPTGKGIVEYTAKPAARKALDRCADGAFLLTAFPRPVTVEPMEQFDEDEGLPERIVNKNQVFHKEREHPPRFAQPGTFEYEYAMRWKALLEMEKQQYEQVDRNIKEAQEKLEQEMEAARHEHQVVLMRQDLLRRQEELRRMEELHNQEMQKRKQMELRQEEEHRRREEEMRMHTEERMRRQQEGFKGNFPGNEMRMHMQGQGMNRNSMGGVEGKPSGPNPGAANMPAENPPLMQGAGNDTMPVGGQPGFARGPGQGPADFSNKRRRF